A genomic window from Archaeoglobus profundus DSM 5631 includes:
- a CDS encoding CBS domain-containing protein, with protein MTVLVADIMCRKVEFIDADANVLEAIENVVLKKIGALIVKEDGKAVGVVTLRDIVLRCLAEGLDPRDVKVSEIASKPVIAVSGDTPIDEVVKLLKEHKITRVFVRENGTIVGYVSLAELLPVYLRKYMGLQEIVV; from the coding sequence ACATAATGTGTAGAAAGGTGGAGTTCATTGACGCTGATGCAAACGTTTTGGAGGCTATAGAGAACGTTGTCCTTAAGAAGATTGGCGCTTTGATAGTTAAGGAAGATGGTAAGGCTGTCGGAGTTGTTACGCTGAGGGACATAGTGTTAAGATGCTTAGCAGAGGGACTGGATCCTAGGGATGTGAAAGTTTCTGAAATAGCTTCGAAGCCCGTTATAGCCGTTAGTGGAGATACACCTATTGATGAGGTTGTCAAACTTCTTAAAGAACACAAGATTACGAGAGTTTTTGTTCGAGAAAATGGAACAATCGTAGGTTACGTTTCTCTAGCCGAACTCCTTCCAGTATATCTCAGAAAGTACATGGGTCTGCAAGAGATCGTGGTTTAA
- a CDS encoding 4-phosphopantoate--beta-alanine ligase → MIPKDHPRYESLMMRERIVEGYKMGITVLQGLIAHGRGEMFDYVLGEKSHDFALKAEKVAVALMMLSKRPVISVNGNTAVLVPEEISELSKLLNAPLEVNVFHFSKERVDRIKKYLERFGAEVLANCDAELNGLSHGRRIVDRRGIYVADTVLVPLEDGDRCEILKKHGKKVIAIDLNPLSRTAMMADVTIVDNIVRAIPNMIKFAKKLRDASREELEEIVKNYDNRKTLRLALETIRDNLTKIAEEKLRDI, encoded by the coding sequence ATGATTCCTAAGGATCATCCAAGATACGAGTCATTAATGATGAGAGAAAGGATCGTTGAAGGATACAAGATGGGTATAACTGTACTGCAAGGTTTAATAGCGCACGGAAGGGGAGAAATGTTCGATTACGTGTTGGGTGAAAAATCCCACGACTTCGCTTTGAAAGCTGAGAAGGTTGCAGTTGCCCTCATGATGTTAAGTAAAAGGCCTGTAATTTCTGTAAACGGTAACACCGCAGTTTTGGTACCAGAAGAAATTTCCGAGCTTTCCAAACTCTTAAACGCACCGCTCGAAGTTAACGTGTTCCACTTTTCAAAGGAAAGAGTTGATAGGATTAAAAAGTATCTAGAAAGGTTTGGAGCAGAAGTTTTAGCAAACTGTGATGCCGAGCTGAATGGTTTGAGTCATGGAAGGAGAATAGTTGACAGAAGGGGAATATACGTTGCGGACACCGTTCTCGTCCCTTTGGAGGATGGTGACAGATGCGAAATCTTGAAGAAGCACGGAAAGAAGGTTATAGCAATAGATCTAAACCCACTTTCGAGAACAGCCATGATGGCGGATGTAACCATAGTAGACAACATTGTCAGGGCAATTCCAAACATGATTAAATTTGCCAAAAAACTCAGAGATGCCAGCAGAGAAGAACTCGAAGAGATCGTTAAAAACTACGACAACAGAAAAACACTTAGACTGGCATTGGAAACTATAAGGGACAACTTGACCAAAATAGCCGAAGAAAAATTGAGAGATATTTAA
- a CDS encoding UPF0280 family protein: MYKRFKFQHKETIVTVLLDDDSYYDIVVEAILTARKAIESMIKRDPLFQVTLEPYDCDGFIVGRMCQASKIAGVGPMASVAGVIAQYAVERAVEEGAKFVVVDNGGDIAMYLDRPIRVGVFTYSQKLCFEIDQKGFYAVCTSSGTIGHSISFGFADACTIFARDACVADAFATALCNEIKEGFGREEIEKTLRLFWEKAKEHILGAVVVKGDVVGFAGNVPKIVKGVVKPDLITKG; this comes from the coding sequence ATGTACAAGAGATTCAAGTTTCAGCATAAGGAGACGATAGTAACCGTGCTCTTGGATGACGATTCATATTATGATATCGTTGTTGAGGCAATACTCACCGCACGTAAGGCGATAGAGAGCATGATAAAGAGAGATCCACTCTTTCAGGTTACCCTTGAGCCCTACGACTGTGATGGTTTCATAGTTGGGAGAATGTGCCAAGCTTCAAAGATCGCCGGAGTAGGTCCAATGGCATCAGTGGCGGGAGTTATAGCGCAATATGCTGTCGAAAGAGCTGTTGAGGAAGGAGCCAAGTTCGTCGTTGTTGATAACGGTGGTGATATTGCCATGTATTTGGATAGACCTATTAGGGTTGGCGTTTTTACATATTCTCAAAAGCTCTGCTTCGAGATTGATCAAAAGGGATTCTACGCTGTGTGTACATCTAGCGGTACAATAGGTCATTCAATTAGTTTTGGGTTTGCAGACGCTTGCACGATTTTTGCTAGAGATGCTTGCGTTGCCGATGCTTTTGCTACCGCTCTTTGCAATGAAATAAAAGAAGGCTTTGGAAGAGAAGAAATTGAGAAAACGCTTAGATTGTTTTGGGAGAAAGCCAAAGAACATATTTTAGGAGCTGTAGTTGTAAAAGGTGATGTGGTTGGATTTGCTGGAAATGTCCCAAAGATAGTTAAGGGTGTTGTCAAACCCGATTTAATCACTAAAGGTTGA
- a CDS encoding VWA domain-containing protein, protein MFTLDTKPECRACKGDEREIDDSLARDLLYSLFNPYHREKGNVNLFNFVKEHLKNEELKQFFENFSFMLNDMIRGYKYISRFWSEKIDDYVEAKKKAWEEIKRKLKEGELKREDLSTSELVNYFYEEIIEDLKKEGYLEDDYFRGYKFTKNAERALSKKILQLSLQDLTGEDFGEHETEKTGVSSFLKNEIVEYDELRHSYDSIDLQETLVKCALRDPSLRFDERDLVAREGKHMEKCVYVMLIDVSDSMRGRRIVGALESALALRKVIKKSNMDELHVVAFNHRVRKIKDEEILNLRTRGRTDIGLALKTAREIIKKRRGSGVIFLITDGEPTSSYDPYLTPTMCALREAEKLRKVDANLTIVMLSPEKRFLALCERIAKLSRKANLVYIENPLNMKKFFVKSYMRRLRF, encoded by the coding sequence ATGTTTACGCTGGATACGAAGCCTGAGTGTAGAGCTTGTAAGGGAGATGAGAGAGAAATAGACGATAGCCTAGCTAGGGATCTACTCTATTCCCTTTTCAACCCTTATCACAGGGAGAAGGGAAATGTTAATCTTTTCAACTTCGTGAAGGAGCATCTGAAAAATGAGGAACTTAAGCAGTTTTTTGAGAACTTTTCCTTCATGCTCAACGACATGATAAGGGGATACAAATACATAAGCAGGTTCTGGAGTGAAAAGATAGACGATTACGTAGAAGCGAAGAAGAAAGCTTGGGAGGAAATAAAAAGAAAATTGAAAGAAGGAGAGCTTAAGAGAGAAGATTTGAGTACGAGTGAACTTGTCAACTACTTTTACGAGGAAATTATCGAGGATTTAAAGAAGGAAGGATATTTGGAAGACGATTACTTTAGAGGGTATAAGTTTACGAAGAATGCAGAAAGGGCTTTGAGCAAGAAGATTTTGCAGTTGTCCTTGCAAGACCTCACCGGTGAGGATTTTGGTGAGCATGAAACTGAAAAGACTGGAGTTTCGAGCTTTCTTAAAAATGAGATAGTGGAGTACGATGAGTTAAGGCATAGCTACGATTCCATAGACCTTCAGGAGACTTTAGTCAAATGTGCTTTAAGAGACCCTTCCCTAAGATTTGATGAGAGGGATTTGGTTGCAAGAGAGGGTAAGCACATGGAGAAGTGCGTCTACGTAATGCTCATAGACGTAAGCGACTCGATGAGAGGTAGGAGAATAGTCGGTGCTTTGGAGTCTGCATTGGCTTTGAGAAAGGTCATAAAAAAGAGCAATATGGACGAGCTCCACGTTGTAGCTTTCAATCACAGGGTTAGAAAGATAAAGGATGAAGAGATATTGAATCTTAGGACGAGAGGAAGAACAGACATAGGTTTAGCTCTAAAAACCGCTAGAGAGATCATAAAGAAGAGAAGGGGAAGCGGTGTGATATTCCTCATCACAGATGGTGAACCCACTTCTAGCTACGATCCATACCTAACACCGACGATGTGTGCTTTAAGAGAAGCTGAAAAGCTTAGAAAAGTCGATGCTAATCTGACGATAGTAATGTTAAGTCCGGAAAAAAGATTTCTGGCTTTGTGTGAGAGAATTGCCAAGCTGTCGAGAAAGGCAAACCTCGTCTATATAGAAAATCCACTAAACATGAAGAAGTTCTTCGTCAAAAGTTACATGAGAAGGTTAAGATTCTAA
- a CDS encoding AAA family ATPase codes for MEYIFEDVVIKPSNAPKFVLNGEEVDIWSEEFLNYHSRSIVEYVRDAILEYEKRGEDPFPEIVGKEVEKEMVKNALMSGSNILFRGRKGYGKTTFSKAIAKLLPEKLLAVKGCKIGCDPTHPSCFSCKKKLLENDVVELTWIPRKWIRIAGDPMMTTRQLIGGISIQKIREGYDLDHPEVFTPGKILKAHRGIAYFDELGAIPSALQTLLHELLEEKQITTPEGDIIPMKIDTIVIASTNPANYKGVSDIKEPLLDRMEEIPIGPPETLEEEIEIGLRNMSLKNGAILPEWHLKTLARIVRLARCKECRISSVIELEPSCRATIKLFDHLRASATRKGRECAMLIDYGKNYEIVKLALRSRMEIEYEDEISKDDVIVKLTEEALNKTCSEIYNRIPREEFKGLMNDLAEFCFEPVDVEKVDGFENFEYLYRTLLLIAKRKEELKSAFEILLESIKRCTGLIEKVGFGRYVYAGYEA; via the coding sequence ATGGAGTACATATTCGAAGACGTAGTGATAAAGCCGAGTAATGCACCAAAATTCGTTCTGAACGGTGAAGAGGTTGATATCTGGAGCGAGGAATTCTTAAACTATCACTCGAGGAGCATTGTTGAATACGTTAGAGATGCCATCCTTGAGTACGAAAAGAGAGGGGAAGATCCTTTTCCCGAGATAGTTGGTAAGGAAGTTGAGAAGGAAATGGTTAAGAACGCGCTGATGAGTGGTTCAAATATACTTTTCAGGGGAAGAAAGGGTTATGGAAAGACCACATTTAGTAAAGCTATAGCAAAGCTCTTGCCTGAGAAGCTCTTAGCTGTTAAGGGCTGTAAAATCGGTTGTGATCCAACGCATCCAAGCTGTTTCTCATGCAAGAAGAAACTTCTTGAGAATGATGTCGTAGAACTAACTTGGATTCCAAGAAAGTGGATAAGAATTGCTGGAGATCCCATGATGACGACACGACAACTTATTGGTGGCATAAGCATTCAAAAGATAAGAGAGGGTTACGATTTGGATCATCCAGAGGTTTTTACGCCCGGAAAGATTCTAAAGGCTCACAGAGGTATCGCCTATTTTGATGAGCTTGGTGCAATTCCCTCAGCCCTGCAGACACTCCTGCACGAGCTTTTAGAGGAAAAGCAGATAACGACTCCCGAAGGAGACATAATTCCCATGAAAATAGACACGATCGTGATAGCTTCGACAAATCCAGCGAACTACAAGGGTGTTTCCGATATAAAGGAGCCTCTCTTAGATAGAATGGAGGAAATACCAATAGGTCCGCCAGAAACTCTTGAAGAGGAGATAGAGATTGGTTTGAGAAATATGAGCTTAAAGAATGGAGCGATTTTACCCGAATGGCATCTCAAAACGCTTGCAAGAATAGTTAGGCTTGCGAGGTGCAAGGAATGTAGAATATCTAGTGTAATTGAGCTTGAACCCTCTTGCAGAGCGACTATAAAGCTCTTCGATCATCTCAGAGCTTCGGCCACGAGGAAAGGGCGTGAGTGTGCAATGCTGATAGATTACGGGAAGAATTACGAGATAGTTAAGCTTGCTTTGAGAAGCAGGATGGAAATAGAGTACGAGGATGAGATATCCAAAGACGACGTAATAGTAAAGCTAACTGAAGAAGCTTTGAACAAGACCTGTAGCGAAATATACAACAGGATTCCGAGGGAAGAGTTCAAGGGATTGATGAATGATTTAGCTGAATTTTGCTTTGAACCTGTGGATGTTGAAAAGGTTGATGGCTTTGAAAACTTTGAATACCTCTACAGGACACTATTGCTTATAGCAAAGAGAAAGGAGGAGTTGAAATCGGCTTTCGAGATTCTTCTCGAATCGATAAAGAGGTGTACGGGACTCATAGAAAAGGTTGGATTTGGTAGGTATGTTTACGCTGGATACGAAGCCTGA
- a CDS encoding DUF167 domain-containing protein: protein MKETDKGILIEVDVSPNAKRTAITGYDPWRKALKVSVKSPPRGGKANRELTDFLGGIFNCKVEIVKGEKSTKKTVLLKGLSLEKALSILKELGVEVS from the coding sequence ATGAAGGAGACGGATAAAGGTATTTTGATTGAGGTTGATGTAAGTCCCAATGCAAAAAGAACGGCCATAACTGGCTACGATCCTTGGAGAAAAGCTTTAAAGGTTTCAGTTAAAAGCCCGCCTAGGGGTGGGAAGGCCAACAGGGAGCTTACCGATTTTCTAGGTGGTATTTTCAATTGCAAAGTTGAAATAGTGAAGGGAGAAAAATCAACGAAAAAGACTGTTTTGTTAAAGGGTCTGAGCCTAGAAAAGGCTTTAAGCATTCTGAAAGAACTTGGAGTGGAAGTTAGCTAA
- a CDS encoding gamma-glutamylcyclotransferase family protein, producing the protein MLLFVYGTLMDIEKASKILKRRVKTAKKAFLPNYRIAFNVPSLYGTGNPNIEEGGDGVWGVVYEVDEKTLELLDKVSPRYERIEVEVIVDGKPVKAWTYVGKTKAEVKPDKSCVERVIRGARTHGLPEDYVKMLEGFLNEGDG; encoded by the coding sequence ATGCTTCTCTTTGTATATGGAACGCTGATGGATATTGAAAAGGCAAGCAAGATACTCAAGAGAAGAGTTAAGACTGCAAAAAAGGCTTTTCTTCCAAACTACCGCATAGCCTTTAACGTTCCCTCCCTATACGGCACAGGAAATCCAAATATTGAAGAGGGAGGTGATGGAGTCTGGGGTGTTGTTTATGAGGTAGACGAAAAGACATTGGAGCTTTTAGACAAAGTATCACCGAGGTATGAAAGAATTGAGGTTGAAGTAATCGTTGACGGAAAACCCGTGAAAGCTTGGACGTACGTTGGAAAAACTAAAGCTGAAGTTAAACCTGACAAGTCTTGTGTAGAAAGGGTTATAAGAGGAGCTAGAACCCATGGACTCCCAGAAGACTATGTGAAGATGTTGGAGGGATTTCTAAATGAAGGAGACGGATAA
- a CDS encoding molybdopterin biosynthesis protein → MRKVFRELKSLDEVRRILESLTIDLDIEEISIFEAYNRVLAEDVYAKCDVPPFDRATMDGFAVKAEDTFLAEEDKPIKLKIVGNVKAGEVPRVEVDRGCAVEISTGAVMPKGANAVVMVEYTTVRDGYVYVYKPVAPMENVASAGSDAMAGELIVRKGKVLSAREIGLIASAGVDRVKVFRKPKVAIISTGDEIVEVGRPLEIGKIYDVNLYMITSKVKECGCLAFPMGVVRDDYLEIKRTVENALKTCDIVITTGSTSAGLGDVIYRVFEELGDVFVHGIAVKPGKPTVIAKTKNKVLFGLPGYPVSALMIFEVVVAPFLRKLTGLEVERNKVKAVLQVKTYSDVGRREFRPVALVKTGKFIAYPFTTYSGSVSTLAKADGFIEIPENVAFLEEGEEVDVILFGDYKPSDLVIIGSHCLGVDLLIELCSVDAKVINVGSTGGLLAVKRGEADLAGTHLLDESGVYNIPFIKRLGLKDVILVKGYEREQGFIVAKGNPKGIRGFEDLLREDVVFINRNPGSGTRVLIDMKLRELAEKLGLSFEEIKKRIKGYDVEAKTHTAVAVAVLMGKADVGVGIRTVADRYGLDFIPLRPEEYDFVVRKDRLGKESVKRFLETLRSDKFKREVRKLKGIRVTERTGEIVEFS, encoded by the coding sequence ATGAGAAAGGTTTTTAGAGAGTTAAAGAGCCTAGATGAAGTTCGAAGAATTCTCGAAAGCTTAACGATCGATCTGGATATTGAGGAAATTTCTATTTTTGAAGCCTACAATCGTGTTCTGGCCGAAGATGTTTATGCAAAATGCGATGTACCTCCTTTCGATAGAGCTACGATGGACGGTTTTGCAGTTAAAGCTGAGGACACATTTTTGGCTGAAGAGGATAAGCCGATAAAGCTCAAGATCGTGGGAAACGTTAAGGCTGGAGAAGTTCCAAGAGTTGAGGTCGATAGAGGCTGTGCAGTTGAAATATCTACTGGAGCCGTCATGCCAAAGGGAGCGAATGCAGTTGTTATGGTTGAATATACAACTGTTAGAGATGGCTACGTCTATGTCTACAAACCAGTTGCACCTATGGAGAATGTTGCAAGTGCTGGCAGTGATGCAATGGCTGGAGAGCTTATCGTTAGAAAGGGAAAGGTTCTGAGTGCAAGGGAGATAGGTTTAATTGCTTCAGCTGGAGTTGACAGGGTTAAGGTCTTCAGAAAGCCGAAAGTGGCGATAATATCGACTGGAGATGAAATTGTAGAAGTTGGGAGGCCTCTGGAGATTGGGAAAATTTACGATGTAAACTTATACATGATAACATCCAAGGTTAAGGAGTGCGGTTGTCTCGCTTTTCCGATGGGTGTCGTTAGAGACGATTACCTTGAGATCAAGAGAACAGTTGAGAACGCTTTGAAGACGTGCGATATTGTTATAACCACTGGTAGCACTTCTGCTGGATTGGGAGATGTAATCTATAGAGTTTTTGAGGAGCTTGGAGATGTTTTTGTTCACGGAATTGCCGTAAAGCCTGGTAAGCCTACGGTTATTGCTAAAACTAAGAACAAGGTTTTGTTCGGCTTGCCCGGTTATCCCGTTTCGGCTTTGATGATTTTTGAAGTTGTCGTGGCACCGTTTTTAAGAAAGCTTACAGGTTTAGAAGTCGAAAGGAATAAAGTGAAGGCGGTCTTGCAGGTTAAGACTTATTCGGATGTAGGTAGAAGGGAGTTCAGACCCGTGGCACTTGTAAAAACGGGTAAATTTATAGCCTATCCTTTCACGACATACTCTGGCTCGGTTTCAACCTTAGCAAAAGCCGACGGGTTTATAGAGATTCCAGAGAACGTTGCGTTTCTTGAAGAAGGTGAGGAAGTTGATGTGATTCTGTTTGGTGATTACAAGCCTTCAGACTTAGTTATAATCGGAAGTCACTGCTTAGGAGTGGACTTGCTGATAGAGTTGTGTAGTGTAGATGCCAAGGTCATAAACGTCGGTTCTACTGGAGGTCTTTTGGCTGTTAAGAGGGGAGAAGCTGATTTGGCTGGAACGCATCTGCTCGATGAAAGTGGTGTCTACAACATTCCTTTCATAAAGAGGTTAGGTTTGAAGGATGTGATTCTGGTTAAGGGTTACGAGAGGGAGCAGGGATTCATAGTTGCGAAGGGGAATCCAAAGGGCATAAGAGGATTCGAGGATTTACTGAGAGAGGATGTAGTTTTCATAAACAGAAATCCGGGGAGCGGGACGAGGGTTTTGATAGACATGAAGCTGAGAGAGTTGGCTGAAAAGCTGGGTTTGAGCTTCGAAGAGATTAAAAAGAGAATAAAGGGGTACGATGTCGAGGCTAAGACTCACACGGCTGTTGCTGTAGCGGTTTTAATGGGGAAGGCTGATGTTGGAGTTGGAATTAGAACTGTTGCTGATAGATACGGTCTGGACTTCATCCCCTTAAGACCCGAGGAATACGACTTTGTTGTGAGAAAGGATAGATTGGGTAAAGAGTCCGTTAAAAGGTTCTTAGAAACTTTGAGAAGCGATAAATTCAAGAGGGAGGTTAGAAAACTAAAGGGAATTAGGGTAACGGAGAGGACTGGAGAGATTGTAGAATTTTCGTGA
- a CDS encoding FecCD family ABC transporter permease — translation MLRKLIFLAFLTIFTALIAPCIGSVVYSPVVAFEKNIDSWIFVNIRIPRVLMGLVVGSSLAVAGVVMQCIFKNPLAEPYILGVSTGAGLGALLGFVLGLFYLTPALAFVSATLTVALVYNLARIRGFFTTESLLLAGIAVNFFLYALEWLILVKTNAHMILGWLVGYLGNVEWCDVRVASLAIIPCFCSFMFSKHLNALLLGEEQAFYLGIDVKRVLKILIALATLATSTTVAFVGIIGFVGLMIPHIARGFVGEDNRFLIPASALIGATFLAWTDALARILNVPVGIITMLCGGPFFIYVMKRYAKRL, via the coding sequence ATGCTACGCAAGCTAATTTTCTTAGCATTTTTGACAATTTTCACGGCTTTGATTGCCCCGTGCATCGGTAGTGTAGTTTATAGCCCAGTCGTTGCGTTCGAGAAGAATATAGACAGCTGGATATTCGTGAACATCAGGATTCCGAGGGTTTTGATGGGTTTGGTAGTTGGTTCTTCTCTGGCTGTTGCTGGAGTTGTCATGCAGTGCATATTTAAAAATCCGTTAGCCGAGCCTTACATTCTGGGAGTTTCAACAGGAGCTGGATTGGGTGCTTTATTGGGATTCGTTTTGGGGTTATTTTACCTCACACCAGCTCTAGCATTCGTATCGGCAACTCTAACAGTCGCATTGGTTTACAACTTAGCTAGGATAAGAGGTTTTTTCACTACAGAATCATTGCTCTTGGCTGGAATCGCTGTGAATTTCTTCCTTTATGCTTTAGAGTGGTTGATACTAGTTAAAACCAATGCACATATGATTCTGGGCTGGCTTGTAGGATATTTGGGAAATGTGGAGTGGTGCGATGTAAGAGTTGCATCTCTTGCTATCATACCATGCTTCTGTTCCTTCATGTTCTCGAAGCACCTGAACGCGCTCCTTTTGGGAGAAGAGCAAGCTTTCTACTTGGGAATTGATGTCAAAAGAGTTTTGAAGATTTTAATAGCTTTGGCAACTCTCGCAACATCTACAACAGTTGCATTCGTAGGAATAATCGGTTTCGTTGGTTTGATGATCCCTCACATCGCAAGAGGATTTGTTGGAGAAGACAACAGATTCCTTATTCCAGCCTCAGCTTTAATAGGTGCTACATTTCTCGCTTGGACTGACGCTTTAGCTAGGATTTTGAATGTCCCTGTTGGAATAATAACAATGCTGTGCGGTGGGCCGTTCTTCATCTACGTTATGAAGCGCTACGCAAAACGTTTATAG
- a CDS encoding ABC transporter substrate-binding protein: MNLRLLITLVLAVILLGCSSHSTNHSTEGFLIKENTTYVIVKDDFGYVVAVKKYPKRIVSLAPSNTEILFALGLRDRVVGVTDYCDYPPEILKLKKEGKIVSVGGYSTVDVEKVVRLKPDLVVASYGNGFGVIKALKDFGITVVALNPKNVTDVMRDAELLGKVCGVEENATKLVEWMKDEIAKVKAKKHPWKPKILHIVWNDPIWVSGRGTFVDDVIKIAGGVNVVNESGWVVVSLEDLIRMNPDIIIVNSGNGMDSKGENILYDWVMNNNYLKKLKAVRCGNVYVIDANIICRPSYRIVYAIENLSKIVDVAYEKVRLCYAS, from the coding sequence ATGAATTTAAGACTGTTGATAACGTTGGTTTTAGCTGTAATTTTGCTAGGGTGTTCATCCCATTCAACCAATCACTCAACTGAGGGCTTCCTAATTAAAGAGAATACCACGTATGTGATTGTTAAAGACGATTTCGGTTACGTCGTTGCTGTAAAAAAGTATCCGAAACGCATAGTATCTTTGGCACCTTCGAACACCGAAATTCTCTTTGCTTTAGGCTTAAGAGATAGGGTTGTTGGGGTTACAGACTACTGTGACTACCCGCCAGAGATTTTGAAGCTCAAAAAGGAGGGCAAGATAGTTTCGGTGGGAGGTTATTCAACCGTGGATGTTGAAAAGGTTGTTAGGTTGAAGCCCGACTTGGTAGTTGCAAGCTACGGAAACGGTTTCGGGGTAATAAAAGCCTTGAAGGATTTTGGAATAACTGTTGTTGCCTTAAATCCGAAGAACGTGACGGACGTTATGAGAGATGCGGAGCTTTTGGGTAAAGTTTGCGGTGTTGAAGAAAATGCAACGAAGCTCGTCGAGTGGATGAAGGATGAAATAGCCAAGGTTAAGGCTAAAAAGCACCCATGGAAGCCTAAGATACTCCACATAGTCTGGAATGACCCGATCTGGGTAAGTGGGAGAGGTACTTTCGTTGACGATGTTATAAAGATTGCTGGCGGAGTCAATGTTGTTAACGAGAGCGGATGGGTTGTAGTCAGCTTGGAAGACCTGATCAGGATGAATCCCGATATAATAATCGTGAACAGCGGTAACGGGATGGATTCAAAAGGAGAGAACATCCTCTACGATTGGGTAATGAACAATAACTACCTCAAGAAGCTGAAAGCTGTGAGGTGCGGAAACGTTTACGTGATAGATGCCAATATCATCTGCAGACCTTCATACAGGATTGTCTACGCTATCGAAAATTTATCGAAGATCGTTGATGTGGCTTACGAGAAAGTGAGACTATGCTACGCAAGCTAA
- a CDS encoding histone deacetylase family protein — translation MAGAVVKAKEFFDRVLVTDFDVHHGNGTQEIFWGDLSIIHIDFHEYGIYPGSGYVDETDGSKVNIALPHYCNDDDYIYAWNEVVEPILADVKPKLVLVSAGFDAFKDDGLATMELTEKFYAFVGSRLRDYSVVAVLEGGYSIGLERGLPAFVEGYVEGYDVEGVRPSAKVVEIVKKLREIHDLR, via the coding sequence GTGGCTGGGGCCGTGGTCAAGGCTAAGGAGTTCTTTGATCGAGTTCTGGTTACAGATTTCGACGTTCATCATGGAAACGGAACTCAGGAGATCTTCTGGGGTGATTTGAGTATTATTCACATCGACTTTCACGAATACGGAATTTATCCGGGAAGTGGGTATGTCGATGAAACTGACGGTAGCAAGGTGAATATAGCTCTACCGCATTACTGCAATGACGACGACTACATATACGCTTGGAACGAGGTTGTAGAGCCGATATTGGCAGATGTCAAGCCTAAGTTGGTTTTGGTCTCAGCTGGATTTGATGCCTTCAAGGATGATGGACTGGCTACAATGGAGCTAACTGAGAAGTTCTACGCATTTGTAGGCAGTAGATTGAGGGATTACAGCGTCGTAGCGGTTTTGGAAGGGGGATATTCCATCGGATTGGAGAGAGGCTTACCAGCGTTCGTTGAAGGCTACGTAGAGGGTTACGATGTTGAAGGCGTAAGACCGAGTGCAAAAGTCGTTGAAATTGTCAAAAAATTGAGGGAAATTCACGATCTGCGGTAA